One part of the Corynebacterium aurimucosum ATCC 700975 genome encodes these proteins:
- a CDS encoding AMIN-like domain-containing (lipo)protein, whose protein sequence is MPKHNLLRTAAPVAALVVSGALALQGCAPSSSPDGSSDGPTKTLDATLSGASTSTATVTPTAPSPAAPAGLTPLGDANLEMKTLRPPAPSELVVTDVRVGKHEGFDRVVFEFVGDGSPGWFIDYTDAPAQQGSGNPIAYEGSTALDVSIDGTAYPFQLDMEDPNIGTIKGAGGLVTQVVSSGTFEARSQFVIGLNERHPYSVQVLRAPTRLVIDILN, encoded by the coding sequence ATGCCGAAACATAACCTCTTGCGCACAGCCGCCCCAGTGGCCGCACTCGTTGTCTCGGGTGCGCTCGCGCTTCAGGGATGCGCTCCGTCTTCCTCCCCGGACGGCAGCTCCGACGGCCCCACGAAGACTCTCGACGCCACCCTGTCCGGCGCCTCCACCTCCACGGCTACCGTTACTCCCACTGCCCCCTCCCCCGCCGCACCGGCTGGGCTGACCCCGCTGGGCGACGCCAACCTAGAGATGAAAACCCTCCGCCCACCGGCCCCCTCGGAGCTGGTGGTGACCGATGTCCGCGTGGGCAAGCATGAAGGTTTTGACCGCGTGGTCTTCGAGTTTGTCGGGGACGGTTCACCGGGCTGGTTCATTGATTACACCGATGCCCCCGCCCAGCAGGGCTCCGGCAACCCGATTGCTTATGAAGGTTCCACCGCGCTCGACGTCAGCATCGACGGCACCGCTTATCCCTTCCAACTCGACATGGAAGACCCAAACATCGGCACTATAAAGGGTGCCGGCGGGCTGGTGACCCAGGTGGTCAGCAGCGGTACCTTCGAGGCTCGCTCGCAGTTCGTTATCGGGCTTAATGAGCGCCACCCGTATTCGGTTCAGGTGCTCAGGGCGCCGACGCGCCTGGTCATCGACATCCTGAACTAA
- a CDS encoding error-prone DNA polymerase, whose translation MRFNGGEALPWSRVERILSGRPGPVPVSVDHLPQATDAPKVGHSAVPFAELHAVSSYSFLRGASEPEELVARAVDLGLWGIALVDRDGFYGLMKFAEAAAKVGLPAVFGAELSLDPAPLTVLARTPEGYRRLSRLISRAHMEAGEKGVVSYPSLAEIGAQLQDECLFLVGWEWVEHFDLLVDGIKIDSMVLEYACTQLPEDADHHLLMDSLPVPRAIATARPAAAAREHARLAGAKQALSRRLALADASPNSHPMGSSWLRSGEQMARLLPERPELIAETVRVLEECSFTWEALAPNLPDFDVPEGHTEMSWLEHLTFERAAARYATRPKEIRERAWEQMRYELGVVKQLGFPGYFLIVCDLVDFCKRENILCQGRGSAANSAVCFALGITNAEPISAGLLFERFLSPDRDGPPDIDIDIESGRREEVIQYVYAKHGRERAAQVANVITYRRKGALRDAARALGYPQGSADAWSKGIAPAPSDVESLADQFLGQPRHLGIHSGGMVLCDRPIADVVPVEWARMENRSVLQWDKDDCAAAGLVKFDLLGLGMLEALHHMMDLVEESTGRMVNLWELDLADSEVYDMLCRADAVGVFQVESRAQLSTLPRLKPRVFFDLVVEVALIRPGPIQGGSVHPYLRRRDGKEPVTYDHPVLEKSLGKTLGIPLFQEQLMQIAVDAAGFSGAEADDLRRAMGSKRSPAKMAALKQRFYEGLEETNGIVGEVADKLWAKIVAFAAYGFPESHSQSFASLVYFSAWFKRYYPAQFCVGLLRAQPMGFYSPQSLIQDARRHGVEVLPVSVNESGREARVVVGADGQTRIRLGLNLIKGLGDKAADRIEAAAPFAGVPDLSRRADLTVDHVEALAVAGALDVFGVDRRQALWQAGVAATERAGMLPGLSAIEAPFLPGMSAFELMAADVASTGVTHNQQPMEQVRGELQSRGILAAADLPGVEDGTRVRIAGVVTHRQRPQTAGGVVFFGLEDETGLMNVMVSPGLWARDKVTARTAPALIVRGIVQNASGAVTVAADQLEPLAFGEALSRGSRDFR comes from the coding sequence ATGAGATTCAATGGGGGTGAGGCGCTGCCGTGGTCCCGGGTGGAGAGGATTCTCTCTGGCCGTCCAGGGCCCGTTCCGGTGTCGGTGGATCACCTGCCGCAGGCCACGGACGCGCCGAAGGTGGGGCATTCCGCCGTGCCTTTCGCCGAGCTGCACGCGGTGAGCTCCTATAGTTTCCTGCGCGGCGCCTCCGAGCCGGAGGAGCTCGTGGCGCGCGCCGTCGATCTGGGACTGTGGGGGATTGCGCTGGTAGATCGGGATGGATTCTATGGCCTTATGAAGTTTGCGGAGGCCGCCGCCAAGGTGGGGCTGCCCGCCGTCTTCGGCGCGGAGCTCAGTCTTGACCCGGCCCCGCTGACGGTCTTGGCGCGCACCCCGGAGGGCTACCGGCGGCTATCCCGGCTCATCTCCCGCGCACACATGGAGGCGGGAGAGAAGGGGGTCGTGTCCTATCCTTCCCTGGCGGAGATTGGTGCGCAGTTGCAGGATGAGTGTCTCTTCCTGGTGGGCTGGGAGTGGGTGGAGCATTTCGATCTTCTGGTCGATGGAATAAAAATAGACAGCATGGTTCTGGAGTACGCATGTACCCAGCTCCCGGAGGATGCCGACCACCACCTACTGATGGATTCCTTGCCGGTTCCGCGCGCCATCGCCACTGCCCGCCCAGCTGCCGCGGCACGGGAACACGCGCGGCTAGCCGGCGCCAAACAGGCCTTGTCCAGACGCCTCGCGCTTGCCGACGCCTCCCCCAACTCCCACCCCATGGGCTCGTCCTGGCTGCGCTCCGGGGAACAGATGGCGCGCTTGCTGCCTGAGCGCCCCGAGCTTATTGCGGAGACCGTCCGCGTCCTCGAGGAATGCAGCTTCACCTGGGAAGCGCTGGCCCCGAACCTGCCTGATTTCGACGTGCCGGAGGGGCATACCGAGATGTCCTGGCTAGAGCATCTCACCTTCGAGCGAGCAGCAGCGCGCTATGCCACGCGGCCTAAGGAAATTCGGGAACGGGCGTGGGAGCAGATGCGGTATGAGCTGGGCGTCGTCAAGCAGCTGGGCTTTCCCGGCTACTTCCTCATCGTGTGTGATCTCGTGGACTTTTGTAAACGGGAGAATATCCTGTGCCAGGGGCGCGGTTCGGCGGCGAATTCGGCGGTGTGCTTCGCGCTGGGGATTACGAATGCGGAGCCGATTTCCGCGGGTCTTCTCTTTGAGCGTTTCCTTTCCCCGGACCGCGATGGACCGCCGGATATCGACATCGATATTGAATCCGGGCGGCGCGAGGAGGTTATCCAGTACGTCTACGCCAAGCACGGCCGCGAGCGCGCCGCGCAGGTGGCCAACGTGATTACGTACCGCCGCAAAGGGGCGCTGCGGGATGCCGCCCGCGCGTTGGGCTACCCGCAGGGCTCGGCCGATGCCTGGTCGAAGGGCATTGCGCCCGCGCCTTCGGACGTTGAATCCTTGGCCGATCAGTTCCTGGGCCAGCCGCGCCACCTGGGCATTCACTCCGGCGGCATGGTGCTGTGTGATCGACCGATTGCGGATGTTGTGCCCGTGGAATGGGCGCGCATGGAGAATCGTTCGGTGCTGCAGTGGGATAAGGATGATTGCGCGGCGGCCGGGCTGGTGAAGTTCGACCTGCTGGGCCTGGGCATGCTCGAAGCCCTGCACCACATGATGGACTTGGTGGAGGAGAGCACTGGCCGGATGGTCAACTTATGGGAGCTGGACCTGGCGGACTCGGAAGTCTATGACATGCTCTGCCGCGCGGATGCGGTGGGCGTGTTTCAGGTGGAATCGCGCGCGCAGCTGAGCACGCTGCCGAGGCTCAAGCCGCGGGTCTTCTTCGACCTCGTCGTGGAGGTGGCACTCATCCGGCCGGGTCCTATTCAGGGCGGGTCGGTGCACCCTTACCTGCGCCGCCGCGATGGCAAGGAGCCAGTGACCTATGACCATCCGGTGTTAGAAAAGTCCTTGGGCAAGACACTGGGAATTCCGCTCTTTCAGGAGCAGCTCATGCAGATTGCGGTCGATGCCGCCGGATTCAGCGGTGCGGAGGCGGATGACCTGCGGCGCGCGATGGGCTCGAAGCGCTCGCCGGCCAAGATGGCAGCGCTCAAGCAGCGCTTTTATGAGGGCTTGGAGGAAACCAACGGGATTGTCGGGGAAGTGGCGGATAAGTTGTGGGCCAAGATTGTGGCTTTCGCCGCGTATGGCTTCCCGGAGTCACACTCGCAGTCTTTTGCCTCCTTGGTGTACTTTTCTGCGTGGTTTAAGCGCTATTACCCGGCGCAGTTTTGCGTGGGCTTGTTGCGTGCGCAGCCGATGGGTTTCTACTCGCCGCAGTCGCTTATTCAGGACGCGCGCCGCCACGGTGTGGAGGTGCTGCCGGTTAGCGTCAACGAATCGGGCCGCGAAGCGCGCGTGGTGGTGGGCGCGGACGGCCAGACTCGCATCCGTCTGGGCCTGAACCTCATCAAAGGCCTAGGTGATAAGGCCGCCGACCGCATTGAAGCGGCCGCGCCGTTTGCCGGCGTCCCCGATCTCTCCCGCCGCGCCGACCTCACCGTCGATCATGTGGAGGCCCTCGCCGTGGCGGGAGCCTTGGATGTCTTTGGGGTGGATCGCCGCCAAGCGCTGTGGCAGGCAGGTGTGGCCGCAACAGAACGGGCGGGAATGCTGCCGGGGCTTTCTGCGATCGAGGCGCCGTTTTTGCCGGGGATGAGTGCCTTTGAGCTCATGGCCGCAGACGTGGCGAGCACCGGCGTGACCCACAACCAACAGCCGATGGAGCAGGTCCGCGGGGAATTGCAGTCCCGCGGAATCTTGGCGGCGGCGGATTTGCCGGGCGTGGAGGATGGCACCCGCGTGCGCATCGCCGGGGTGGTCACGCACCGCCAGCGCCCGCAGACCGCGGGCGGAGTGGTCTTCTTTGGTTTGGAGGATGAGACTGGGTTAATGAACGTGATGGTCTCGCCCGGCCTGTGGGCCCGGGATAAGGTCACCGCGCGGACGGCACCCGCGCTCATCGTGCGCGGCATCGTACAGAACGCCTCCGGGGCGGTCACGGTTGCCGCGGACCAGCTGGAGCCACTGGCATTCGGTGAGGCGCTCTCGCGCGGCTCGCGGGATTTCCGCTAA
- a CDS encoding response regulator yields MVKVFLVDDHSVFRAGVRAELAAAPEIEIVGDAGTVAEALEGIARTSPDVVLLDVHMPDGGGLAVINATANQPARPVFLALSVSDAAEDVIALIRAGARGYVTKNISGPDLAEAVVQVHSGDAYFSPRLAGFVLDAFASGSPAPEPEEGQDPAVDALTRRELEVLRLLARGYTYREIGKQLFISVKTVETHASNILRKTQQSNRHQLTRWATSRDLA; encoded by the coding sequence ATGGTGAAGGTCTTTTTGGTTGATGATCATTCCGTCTTCCGCGCGGGCGTGCGCGCCGAGTTGGCGGCGGCTCCGGAGATTGAGATCGTGGGAGATGCCGGCACCGTCGCGGAGGCGCTGGAGGGCATTGCGCGCACCTCGCCGGATGTGGTGCTTCTTGATGTCCACATGCCCGACGGCGGCGGCCTCGCCGTTATTAACGCGACGGCTAATCAGCCGGCGCGGCCGGTGTTTTTGGCGCTGAGCGTGTCGGATGCGGCGGAGGATGTGATTGCGCTGATTCGGGCGGGCGCGCGCGGCTACGTGACGAAGAATATTTCCGGCCCGGACCTGGCCGAGGCGGTGGTGCAGGTGCATAGCGGGGACGCATACTTTTCGCCGCGCCTGGCAGGCTTTGTCCTTGACGCTTTTGCCTCCGGATCGCCCGCGCCGGAGCCGGAGGAGGGGCAGGACCCGGCGGTGGATGCGCTCACGCGCCGCGAGTTGGAGGTCTTGAGGCTGCTCGCGCGCGGCTATACGTACCGCGAGATTGGCAAGCAGCTGTTCATCTCGGTCAAGACGGTGGAAACGCACGCCTCCAATATTTTGCGCAAGACCCAGCAGTCCAACCGCCATCAGCTCACGCGCTGGGCCACCTCGCGCGACCTGGCTTAA
- a CDS encoding sucrase ferredoxin, with amino-acid sequence MTFCSDVQVEPLAGTAKQESVYVLFEWPMAWSRDVLDGRTFGPGLTAKLKAKLKGVAGLQLIRRPGRAGHERGTGHFRCFVVWAREGLVQDYVLNGPEDILDLDLEHPTGTCLPLVLVCTHAKRDACCAIKGRPLAASLACEFEETVWETSHTKGHRFAPSVLLMPWGYSFGRLNVDAGRELVGKALHGEYFYPANRGSGLTTPQGQVAELAVARQLLDASETLHYGDLTVDAVDAARNGVVVRHRDGRAWDVELEEKEASGIVSSCGDEPKTSSYFAARRVRILRAASQDAARG; translated from the coding sequence ATGACCTTCTGCTCTGACGTCCAGGTCGAGCCCCTGGCCGGTACCGCTAAACAAGAATCCGTGTACGTCCTTTTTGAGTGGCCCATGGCGTGGTCTCGCGACGTGCTTGACGGACGTACCTTTGGCCCCGGCTTGACTGCGAAGCTCAAGGCCAAGCTCAAAGGCGTGGCGGGCCTGCAGCTCATTCGCCGCCCCGGGCGCGCCGGGCATGAGCGGGGGACGGGGCACTTCCGCTGTTTCGTTGTGTGGGCACGCGAGGGCTTAGTGCAGGATTACGTCCTGAACGGCCCGGAGGACATCCTCGATCTGGATCTTGAGCACCCCACTGGCACGTGCCTGCCGCTGGTGCTCGTGTGCACCCACGCCAAGCGCGATGCCTGCTGCGCAATCAAGGGCCGTCCGCTTGCTGCCTCCCTGGCATGCGAATTTGAGGAGACCGTGTGGGAAACCTCCCACACCAAAGGCCACCGCTTCGCGCCGTCGGTGCTGCTGATGCCCTGGGGATATTCCTTCGGTCGCCTCAACGTGGACGCCGGCCGCGAGCTCGTGGGCAAGGCGCTGCACGGCGAGTATTTCTACCCCGCCAACCGTGGTTCCGGCCTCACCACGCCTCAAGGTCAGGTGGCGGAGCTTGCGGTAGCACGCCAGCTTCTCGACGCCTCCGAGACCCTCCACTACGGCGACCTCACCGTCGACGCGGTGGACGCCGCGAGAAATGGCGTCGTTGTGCGACACCGCGACGGCCGCGCATGGGACGTAGAGCTCGAAGAAAAAGAGGCCTCCGGCATCGTCTCCTCCTGCGGAGACGAGCCGAAGACCTCGTCCTACTTTGCCGCGCGTCGCGTCCGTATCCTACGCGCCGCGTCGCAGGACGCGGCGCGCGGCTAG
- a CDS encoding MetQ/NlpA family ABC transporter substrate-binding protein — protein sequence MRIRRLVAAAAASLVAATSLVACSSASSDFAAGTAEDPIIVGTTDAELPEWGVLKELAAKEGIEIEMKSFTDYATPNQSLAEGSTDTNKFQHLKFLAEYNVGNGTNLVPVASTQVYPMPLFWKGHDSIDGIEGQDIAIPNDATNQGRAINLLAANGLLVLKEEGKLTPDPADIDEAASKVSITPVAASQTPSAFGEGKPAIITNSFFKRAGINPADAVLYDDPENPNADPKILFDPYVNVWAVQEKDKDNEKVKKLAELYLSDEVKAAVQDTTGGTTIFVDKPQAELQEILERLEEEASSS from the coding sequence ATGCGCATCCGCCGCCTCGTAGCAGCCGCCGCCGCTAGCTTGGTTGCTGCTACCAGCTTGGTCGCCTGCTCGTCTGCAAGCTCCGATTTCGCCGCCGGCACCGCCGAGGATCCCATCATCGTCGGCACCACCGACGCCGAGCTTCCGGAGTGGGGCGTACTCAAAGAGCTCGCTGCCAAGGAAGGCATCGAGATCGAGATGAAGAGCTTCACCGACTATGCCACCCCCAACCAGTCCCTGGCTGAGGGCAGCACGGATACCAACAAGTTCCAGCACCTGAAGTTCCTCGCTGAGTACAACGTGGGCAACGGCACGAACCTCGTTCCGGTGGCCTCCACGCAGGTCTACCCCATGCCGCTGTTCTGGAAGGGCCACGACAGCATCGACGGCATTGAGGGCCAGGACATCGCCATCCCCAACGACGCCACCAACCAGGGCCGCGCCATCAACCTGCTAGCTGCCAACGGTTTGCTGGTGCTCAAGGAAGAGGGCAAGCTCACCCCGGACCCCGCCGACATCGACGAGGCCGCATCCAAGGTGAGCATCACCCCGGTCGCTGCTTCCCAGACCCCGTCCGCCTTCGGCGAGGGCAAGCCCGCCATCATCACCAACTCCTTCTTCAAGCGTGCGGGTATCAACCCGGCCGACGCCGTGCTTTACGACGACCCGGAAAACCCCAACGCCGACCCGAAGATCCTGTTCGACCCTTACGTCAACGTGTGGGCTGTGCAGGAAAAGGACAAGGACAACGAGAAGGTCAAGAAGCTGGCTGAACTCTACCTCTCCGATGAGGTGAAGGCCGCGGTACAAGACACCACGGGTGGCACCACTATCTTTGTGGATAAACCACAGGCAGAGCTTCAGGAGATTCTGGAGCGGCTGGAAGAGGAAGCCTCCTCTAGCTAA
- a CDS encoding MetQ/NlpA family ABC transporter substrate-binding protein — protein sequence MSIRRVLAATSAAVIAATGLVACSSDSSDSAESENSGEAITKDSTITIGTTDANMEEWAVFQDLAKEAGFDVKLENFSDYNTPNQALDQGKLTTNKFQHLKFLAEYNKGNGTDLVPLAATEIYPLAIYWKDHKDLADIEGQEVAIPNDSTNQGRAIGLLVQEGLVTLKEGSPLTPTPLDIDEKKSKVKVTPVDAAQTPAAYGEGKPAVINNSFLERAGIDPQSAVAQDDPDSTEAEPYINVWAVRADDADNETLHELAELWKDQKVTDAVLKSSGDTAVAVDRSQEELQEILERLEEQV from the coding sequence ATGAGCATCCGTCGCGTACTTGCTGCCACCTCGGCAGCCGTCATCGCCGCAACCGGCCTGGTTGCTTGCTCCTCCGATTCCTCGGACTCCGCCGAGTCCGAGAACTCCGGCGAAGCCATCACCAAGGACTCCACCATCACCATCGGCACCACCGACGCCAACATGGAAGAGTGGGCCGTCTTCCAGGACCTGGCCAAGGAAGCTGGCTTCGACGTCAAGCTGGAGAATTTCTCCGATTACAACACTCCGAACCAGGCTCTGGACCAGGGCAAGCTAACGACGAACAAGTTCCAGCACCTGAAGTTCCTGGCTGAGTACAACAAGGGCAACGGCACCGACCTCGTCCCGCTGGCCGCCACCGAAATCTACCCGCTGGCCATCTACTGGAAGGACCACAAGGACCTCGCTGACATCGAAGGCCAGGAAGTCGCCATCCCGAATGACTCCACCAACCAGGGCCGCGCCATCGGCCTGCTGGTTCAGGAAGGCCTGGTCACCCTCAAGGAAGGCAGCCCGCTGACCCCCACCCCGCTGGACATCGATGAAAAGAAGTCCAAGGTCAAGGTCACCCCGGTGGACGCTGCCCAGACCCCGGCCGCGTACGGCGAGGGCAAGCCGGCCGTCATCAACAACTCCTTCCTCGAGCGCGCTGGCATTGACCCGCAGTCTGCCGTCGCTCAGGATGACCCGGACTCCACCGAGGCCGAGCCCTACATCAACGTCTGGGCTGTGCGTGCCGACGACGCCGATAACGAGACCCTCCACGAACTGGCCGAGCTGTGGAAGGACCAGAAGGTCACCGACGCCGTTCTGAAGTCCTCCGGCGACACCGCCGTGGCCGTCGACCGCTCCCAGGAGGAGCTCCAGGAGATCCTGGAGCGCCTCGAAGAGCAGGTCTAA
- a CDS encoding methionine ABC transporter permease: MNVTYLAQANWDRLGSTLVDAIKDTLIMVATTLVLAGIIGLVLGILLYTTRPGGILQNKPIHFVINILVNFVRPIPFIILLAFVQPLTVAVLGSSIGREPATFVMVIAATFAVARIVEQNLVALDPGVIEAARAMGASPWKIITTVIIPEALGPLVLGYTFLFIGIVDMSAMAGYVGGGGLGDFAIVYGYRAFEWEVTVVATLIIIVLVQAAQFFGNWLSAKIMRR; this comes from the coding sequence ATGAACGTCACCTACCTCGCGCAGGCCAATTGGGATCGACTGGGCAGCACGCTTGTCGACGCCATCAAGGACACCCTCATCATGGTCGCCACCACCCTGGTGCTCGCCGGCATCATCGGCCTCGTGCTGGGCATCCTGCTCTACACCACGCGCCCGGGTGGCATCCTGCAGAACAAGCCCATCCACTTCGTCATCAATATCCTGGTGAACTTTGTTCGCCCGATTCCGTTCATTATCTTGCTGGCCTTTGTGCAGCCGCTGACGGTGGCGGTGCTGGGCAGCTCCATCGGCCGTGAGCCGGCCACGTTCGTCATGGTTATTGCGGCCACGTTCGCGGTGGCGCGCATCGTGGAGCAGAATCTCGTAGCGCTGGATCCGGGCGTGATTGAGGCGGCCCGCGCGATGGGCGCTTCGCCGTGGAAAATCATCACCACGGTCATCATTCCGGAGGCGCTGGGCCCGCTGGTGCTGGGCTACACCTTCCTGTTCATCGGCATCGTCGATATGTCCGCGATGGCGGGCTACGTCGGCGGCGGCGGTCTGGGTGACTTCGCCATCGTCTACGGCTACCGCGCCTTCGAATGGGAGGTCACCGTGGTGGCTACGCTTATCATCATCGTGCTGGTGCAGGCAGCGCAGTTCTTCGGCAACTGGCTCTCGGCCAAGATTATGCGCCGCTAG
- a CDS encoding methionine ABC transporter ATP-binding protein, with the protein MTEQQGAHRGTRIEFRNITKVFKNKKTTTTALDDVSLTVEPGEIIGIIGFSGAGKSTLVRMINGLDKPTSGQLLLDGTDVVPLPESKLRGIRRNIGMIFQQFNLMSSRTAAGNIEYPLKLQGVDKQERKKRVQELLEFVGLADKGDNYPEQLSGGQKQRVGIARALANNPSLLLADEATSALDPTTTHEVLDLLRKVNRDLGITIVVITHEMDVVRSIADKVAVMESGRVIEAGSVYEVFSNPQTKVAEKFVATSLRNTPDVVEADDLLAHEGRLFTINLTEKSGFFGAAGKLADKGVSIAVVHGGITTLQKHSFGKITVRLNGPDAAIEDFYAHMQRTTDIEEIQR; encoded by the coding sequence GTGACTGAACAACAAGGCGCCCACCGGGGCACCCGGATTGAATTCCGCAATATCACCAAAGTCTTTAAGAACAAGAAAACCACCACGACAGCGCTTGATGATGTCTCTCTAACCGTCGAGCCCGGTGAGATCATCGGCATCATCGGCTTCTCCGGCGCAGGCAAGTCCACGCTGGTGCGCATGATCAACGGTCTGGACAAGCCGACCTCAGGGCAGCTGCTTCTCGACGGCACCGACGTCGTCCCCCTCCCCGAGTCCAAGCTCCGCGGCATCCGCCGCAACATCGGCATGATCTTCCAGCAGTTCAACCTCATGTCCTCGCGCACCGCGGCGGGCAATATTGAGTACCCGCTGAAGCTGCAGGGCGTCGACAAGCAAGAGCGTAAGAAGCGCGTCCAGGAACTGTTGGAGTTCGTCGGTCTGGCGGACAAGGGCGATAACTACCCGGAGCAGCTCTCTGGCGGCCAGAAGCAGCGCGTGGGCATCGCCCGCGCCCTGGCTAATAACCCTTCCCTGCTGCTGGCGGACGAGGCCACCTCGGCGCTCGACCCCACCACCACCCACGAGGTGCTCGACCTGCTGCGCAAGGTCAACCGCGACCTCGGCATCACCATCGTGGTGATTACCCACGAGATGGACGTCGTGCGCTCCATCGCCGACAAGGTGGCCGTCATGGAAAGCGGCCGCGTCATCGAGGCCGGCAGCGTCTACGAGGTCTTTTCCAATCCGCAGACCAAGGTGGCGGAGAAGTTCGTGGCCACCTCGCTGCGCAACACCCCGGACGTCGTTGAGGCCGATGACCTGCTGGCCCACGAGGGCCGTCTGTTCACCATCAACCTGACTGAAAAGTCGGGCTTCTTCGGCGCCGCCGGCAAGCTCGCGGACAAGGGCGTGTCCATCGCCGTAGTCCACGGCGGCATCACCACCTTGCAGAAGCACTCCTTTGGCAAGATCACCGTGCGCCTCAACGGCCCGGATGCGGCCATCGAAGATTTCTACGCACACATGCAACGCACCACCGATATTGAGGAGATCCAACGATGA
- a CDS encoding DNA polymerase Y family protein produces the protein MRVAALWFPDWPIQALQDADRAACAIAAQHRVAVCNAAARRAGARRGMRVRQAQALLPELRVEEANPDRDGVVFAEIAAGLDAVASSVEVLRPGLVIVDAGAAGRFHGSEAKAVEMLVDATARSHLDATVGVADEIATALIAARHRNLGAVVPAGQSREFLAQQPVGVLAAEVALGCAADVVHALEQLGVRTLGELASLPLRQVTTRFGEAGRRCHAVAAAAPDRRVTPELARPDLGVEQGFEEPLERVDAAAFAARQLAARLHGALEEAGVVCLRLRVAAEFEGGERLERIWRTQKALSEAATADRVRWQLDGWLSAARAGSAPGEGGGIVKLALEPVEVAPPGDGLLWGAGESAEQAKRVIARVQSQLGVDRVLQPRPAAGRGVAERIEYVPYGEQRDPQPEGTWPGRIPAPLPASLAHPAARIRLIDSSSKDIIVTAEALLSGEPAGLGWGRHRYRVTGWAGPWPVDSEWWEAGAAQRCARLQVVGENDKGQRAWLLVWAGGRWSVEATYA, from the coding sequence GTGAGGGTCGCGGCGCTGTGGTTCCCGGATTGGCCTATCCAGGCGCTGCAGGACGCCGACAGGGCAGCGTGCGCTATCGCCGCCCAGCACCGCGTGGCGGTGTGCAACGCGGCGGCGCGCCGGGCGGGGGCGCGTCGCGGGATGCGGGTGCGCCAAGCCCAAGCCCTCCTGCCGGAGTTGCGCGTGGAGGAGGCCAACCCGGATCGGGACGGGGTGGTCTTCGCGGAGATCGCCGCGGGGCTGGATGCGGTGGCCTCCTCGGTGGAGGTGCTGCGTCCGGGCCTGGTCATCGTGGATGCGGGCGCGGCCGGGCGTTTCCACGGCAGTGAGGCAAAGGCGGTGGAGATGCTTGTCGACGCCACCGCCAGATCCCACCTCGACGCCACCGTCGGCGTCGCCGATGAGATTGCTACCGCGCTGATTGCCGCGCGGCACCGCAACCTGGGCGCGGTAGTTCCGGCGGGGCAATCGCGCGAATTTCTGGCTCAGCAGCCGGTGGGAGTATTGGCTGCGGAGGTGGCGCTGGGGTGTGCGGCGGACGTGGTGCACGCCTTGGAGCAGTTGGGCGTGCGCACTTTAGGGGAGCTAGCGAGCCTGCCGCTGCGCCAAGTTACCACCCGTTTCGGCGAGGCCGGGCGGCGGTGCCACGCGGTGGCCGCGGCCGCACCGGATAGGCGCGTGACGCCGGAGCTTGCACGCCCTGATTTGGGTGTGGAACAGGGTTTTGAGGAGCCTCTGGAACGCGTGGATGCTGCGGCTTTTGCCGCGCGCCAGCTCGCGGCGCGGCTACACGGCGCTCTCGAGGAGGCCGGCGTGGTGTGCCTGCGGCTGCGCGTTGCCGCGGAGTTCGAGGGCGGCGAGCGCCTGGAGCGGATTTGGCGTACCCAGAAAGCGCTCAGCGAGGCCGCCACGGCGGACCGCGTGCGCTGGCAGCTCGATGGCTGGCTGAGTGCTGCGCGGGCGGGGAGTGCGCCGGGTGAGGGAGGGGGCATCGTCAAGCTGGCGTTGGAGCCAGTGGAGGTTGCCCCGCCGGGGGATGGGCTCCTGTGGGGTGCGGGCGAATCCGCCGAGCAGGCCAAGCGCGTCATCGCGCGCGTGCAATCCCAGCTGGGGGTGGACCGCGTGCTGCAGCCCCGCCCGGCGGCCGGGCGCGGGGTGGCCGAGCGCATCGAGTACGTCCCCTATGGTGAGCAGCGTGATCCGCAGCCGGAAGGCACGTGGCCGGGGCGCATCCCAGCGCCGCTCCCGGCGAGCCTGGCGCACCCAGCCGCGCGGATTCGGCTTATCGACTCCTCCTCGAAGGACATCATCGTCACCGCCGAGGCCCTCCTCTCCGGGGAGCCAGCAGGCCTGGGGTGGGGGCGCCACCGCTACCGGGTGACCGGTTGGGCCGGCCCGTGGCCCGTGGACTCTGAGTGGTGGGAAGCAGGTGCGGCGCAGCGCTGCGCGCGTCTGCAAGTCGTCGGAGAAAACGACAAAGGCCAGCGCGCCTGGCTCCTCGTGTGGGCAGGCGGGCGCTGGTCAGTGGAGGCAACCTATGCCTGA
- a CDS encoding helix-turn-helix transcriptional regulator: MSPKKKPTRPLFNRVRVLRVERDMTRAQLAAAIGVNPQTIGALERGDHSPSLDLAFNICEVFDLPVEAVFSRNEFTPMSSEIYRKG, from the coding sequence ATGTCCCCAAAGAAAAAGCCCACTCGCCCACTATTTAACCGGGTCCGCGTGCTTCGCGTTGAACGGGACATGACGCGCGCACAGCTTGCCGCCGCCATCGGGGTCAACCCCCAAACCATCGGCGCCCTCGAGCGCGGCGACCACTCCCCCAGCCTGGATCTCGCCTTCAATATCTGCGAGGTCTTTGACCTACCCGTGGAAGCCGTGTTCTCCCGGAACGAATTCACCCCCATGTCCTCCGAGATCTACCGAAAGGGATAA